ACCTACcgattcatatttttttgtgtttgccTCATTCCATTGATATGAGGTATAAAGGACgacacgttagaccgggccgtgaccgggccggagcttccggcgcttacttttctatgacatgacaggtgatcacgtgatcctttccatagaaaacgaagcgccggaagctccggcccggtcacggcccggtctaacgtgagtcatccttaaattgtAGTTggatgtacctacttaaatacttCTCGCTTAGGTTTGGACTAGATCTAAATCACCGGGAagtattcattaaaataaaaatcattaaaatgtactttttatttatttataaataggtatatatttaagttgtaaaaatattgtatacttaggtacctactcaacacagtggcgtaactagggggggggggagcAGAGGGggaagtgccccgggcgccatccagggggggggggggggcgccaaatTGGGCTAAAgacagcagcagggaaacttttatcagtcgtcagggggcgcaaatttggtgactgccctgggcgccatatcctctagctacgcccctgactCAACAACAAAATAACTCGTACATTACAAAAGTATTAGACTGTTTTTACCTAAACCTTAAGTACCTAAGTGTAAGTACCTGATTGGTACCAAATCTCTCTTTGGTTTTGTATTactttaaaatacgttaaatacttagataggtacttaggtaggttGGAAGGACCAACCTACATATGTTGGTAAATACAATAGTGGGTTTGGTAATACAGGGTATTTATTATTGAGAATACATTTGCAATTAGGTACTTTTGTCATTATGTTGGGTAATATAAAGGTCTTTACCTAGATAGTTACCTATTATTTGTAGGGAACGAAAATGTCTGTATAGAGACAGTATTATAGTTaactatataggtaggtacctaaaattatttttaacgaaTATATGTAActatctaaattaaataaatgcatttttaatACTCTTAGATTTTGTGAACACATTTCATTATACCTAGGTTATACTTTATACTTACagttacctacctaattttatacaaatatttgtattatgtaattttGGGACATAGAATATCTTTTTTAGTTTTCCTGTCGCGCACTTCGTTAAtcaataataggtatataatttttttttatcctaatgCCGCCTTTACAATAGTAGGTAATTTATCCCGCGAATATAGTAGAGAGAGGTTActagtatatatattatgtaaagtaattatGATCCCGAAAATAGTACCCAAGTACTTATTATACGAATCCTTGCTGGGGGCTTAAGTACCGCGAAAGCGAGCGAAAATCTGTAATTTGAGTCTATATCGTTCTTGCGTAATTGGAGCGACAGGTAGGTCCCCAGTTTCAACTTAAAATCCGTTCGATTTTACGCCTTATAGTAACTAGCCCCAGAAGGGCTCGAACAGATCTGAGAAGTCGTATCCTGGCTGTCTGAAGAATCTGAAGAAACGCTCGTGGACCGACTCTTGGTGAAGATCGGAGACCATTGTGTGCGTGTGGTACACAGTCtggaattcaaaatatttttaaattaaaaaaaaaagatgatgaaaatgaaaaaaaaaagagccCGTCTAACTTTGCGCCGACTTGAACATAACAAAGTGAGGgtgtgtcattataaacgtcatattctgatataaattagaaattaattatgtcatttccacactttgtcattgcaaatgcagagttagcttggcccGACTCTACCTACCATAAAATATCCTAAGTACATTTGCCtgcgttttagggttccgtacccaaaggactccgctgtccgtcttctgccaccaggctgtatcttatgaaccgtgattagctagacagttgaaattttcacagatgatatacttcggttgccgctataacaacaaatactaaaaaaccggctaagtgcgagtcggactcgcgcacgaagggttccgtaccattgcggaaaaaaacagcaaaaaaatcacgtttgttgtatgggagccccatttaaatatttatattattctgtttttagtatttgttgttatagcggcaacagaaatacattatctgtgaaaatttcaactgtctagctatcacggtttatgagatacagcctggtgacagacggacagcggagtcttagtaatagggtcccgtttttaccctttgggtacggaaccctaaaaacaggataaaataaatgtttaagtggggctcccatacaacaaacgtgatttttttgccgttttttgcgtaatgttacggaacccttcgtgcgcgagtcccattcgcacttggccagttttttgacatatttttgaagttttttcTGAAACTAGACACTACACATTTGTGGGGTCACACTGTTgttaaaactacataaataagttccgtaaaatgtgcctactttgtTCCAATATTTACTCGAAAAttcaaaactttattaatattttttttattattatattgtgatAAAGGCATGTTGATATACATATATGCCGATTTAAAATAGACCATCACTACTATCATGttgtaataggtacttttttaaatgaggttgtaatataatatgatatactagcttttgcccacgacttcgacTGCATGGaattagtaacagcagctagagtaagtttagcgcctggataaaggtgtaatagcaatcattcaatttgagcataagcttaattgcttggcATCCATTATCAGGCAactcattaaatctctcaatttaccccccccccttttcactctctttagtagcagtagtagtaatcactttattgtacacaacacaggtttacaaaaataaattacagtaatagaagtacaaaggcgaacttatcccaataagggatctcttccagctaaccttcgagtagacgagtggaaaactatagccatcaggagtcgtagcacggtacgcttatcaccatgcctgtcacgttctaacaagtatgtgagtgcgaaagtgacggacttagtgatagcggaaaccatgctgcgcgggctggacagatagacaaacttacaggatgtacaaattaatatttgaaAAAGTAAACTATTTAACATATTGTCTACTCATAAAatactctctctctctttagggatgatttccgacataaaaactatcctgtgtcCTTCCCCGTGACCCAAAcaatctctatgccaaatttcaactaaatcggttcagcggtttaagcgtgaagagtacAAGTTACAAAAAGAGAGGAAGTATTATTTAGTCGGTAGGTCACGTGTCTTCTCCaggaatttataatattgtatttctCAGAAAACAAGTAAATAATTCAAAACTAATTCACTTAAGTAAATTAAACACGGAAAATAAGaggaaataaatttaattacttattcttATTAATAAGTAAACAACGGGGTCACCCATGGAAGGAAAACGcagttaataattatgtatggaTGACTCAGATTCTTTGTGTATTTGTCTAATagcaagtaaataaatatatacataaaggGGATAATGACAATAAGGGCTTTAGTAAGTTTCCTgtgttttatttatcatatacctaaataagtaaatatttactaaaagtCGATGTACAAGTTTACAAGACATCGTACTTATGGGTTCTACCGACGTCACCGATAGATGCGTATAGTATTTTCGATACATTGCCAACTACAGAGAAGCAAcgacttaaaaaaatgtatcagaAATGGCACGATACCGGTGATTAGTAGAGCCCACTAAGCAACACTTAACTGGTAGACCGCATTTGCACCATTTTTCCCATGTCCATCGGTTTTCATTTCCAAAGTTCACTCTACGAAACATTCACATTTTTTGTGCGCGCGTGGAACCagagaataactaatagtactgtGGAACCCCGATCCTATGCAGGGGCCCTAGGTAGTTGCATACTCTGCCTAATAGTTAATCCAGCCCTAATAGCCTCAGCAGCAACAGAAGTGCTTCAAATGCATCAGTTTAGGACACACAATAacgtagttagaccaagaaaagtctgcaacaattttgataacacacgcagtgcaagtgttattttaaacgtttaacttctatgaaattatgacgtataaataacagttgcactgcgtgtgctatcaaaatcgttgcagacttttcttggtctaactctacctctTCTCAAGTTTCTTGATGATCTTCTTCTTGCAGACGAATATGAAGAAGATGAAGAACCCCATGAGAAGGTTGTAGGCGTCGCTGAGGTACCTGGCGCGGTATTTTGGAGACAGGGCGCTCAGGACCTCCAGCACCCAGCTGACGCCCATGATCACAGAAAGCTTCAGGTACAGAAGTGCTTCAAATGCATCAGTTTAGGACACACAAAAACGTACCTCTTCTCAAGTTTCTTGATAATCTTCTTCTTGCAGACGAATATGAGGAAGATGAAGAACCCCATGAGCAGGTTGTAGGCGTCGCTGAGGTACCAGGCGCGGTATTCTGGAGACAGAGCACTCAGGACCTCTAGCACCCAGCTGACGCCCATGATCACGGAGAGCTTCAGGTACAGCATGAATCTGGAAGAAGATTATGACTTTATGACTGATAAGTTGACGGTTGGTGTAATGAAGGTACGTGGGTCACAATTAAAGTTTTAAGAGCAGTATCTCCGAACCCGTAACAGGCAGataattgaaattttcatagattaaaaataaaaaatctaattaaaaaaagattttataatTCCACATCCCATGGTTATGGATATGTATATGTACTGTAGTTTTCGCACTATCCGGCTTCTCATACTCGTACAAGTGACGTAATTATTCCGCATTTTATTATTCTATGAAGGTTGCCCAGAAATTTGTGATATGATGATAAATAACCAGGAGGCTATTTGACCAACTTGACTTGACCTGATACTGACAATTGCCTGtacattagattagattagatatttattttcataaatatcataatatcaTTTCTGGTTTTTAAGTAAATAGCATCAATGTTTGCTTGTTAGACCAACAATGTACGGTTAATTGTCATTGTCAGACGATAGTGTCAGTATTAGGTGGCATCTGTCAGGTGTTAACTGACCTGTGACGGTGTGTCCTATGAGCAGACGGGTTTCCAGCAGCAGGCGAGTCCAGCACAGCTGTGCCGCGGCTGAGGCGCCAGATGTTAAACGAGGTCATGAGGAACAGGGTCCAATTCATGACGATGATGATTAACATTGGCACGTATAGGTACATGAATTTGCCGCTGCCTGTAAATATTGCACAGAACTAAAATTAAGGCAGCGATAGTCTATTTGACTCCTGAGAATGATGCACAGAGGAACAATACTATAGAGGTGACAAGGGGAAGGGGGGAGATGACCGTACGAGATGGTTTTTTGGAACTTTCAGTGCAAGTAACAGAGAAAATGCTTTTTTTCATTGTCTCACTTTTCGTTTCTGTCAactatattaggtaggtacgtaaCTACGTATTGTTGTTCGACGAGACGTATGTACTTATACAAGTAAGatttataggtacaaaaaaCGTGGATATCTAATGACACACACACTTTTCAGTTCTGGTCTActtaaaacaacacaaaaagaTGTAATCCGCAATagtgtcgtatttttataaataatatacctatatcacCTTTTTAAGTATTTGgtatatatgtttttatttaatattatcagAACCTGAACTTCCGGCAAAATCCCACGAACATAAAATGAACGTAAAAACTTAACCGCAAATTATCCGATTTTTCCGGTGCTAACACTGCTAAGTATTCATtgataagattaattttatacaaattttaccgTGTTAGTTTCCAGCGACTGTATTAGTTTATTTACTAACTTTATTGTTTCTTAAAACCAATACTGTCTGTAGTACTTAGAGCAACTTATTTGATTTTTACAGCATAATAATGTAATAcgtaataatcataaatataaaataaaatattatgacataggtaatatgaaaaataaagtGCCTATGTAACCAGGGAACAAATGAAATCGATCTATATAGAGTTAGACTCAGaaaagtttgcaacgattttgatagcatacgctgtgcaagtgttattttaaacgtcaaacttctccgaaattatgacatataaataacacttgcattgcgtatcctatcaaaatcgttgcagacttttgattatttaaaaaaatgtgattatttaaattatgaaCCGAATTAACAAATGCCGGGGCTAAACGGCAATTGTAATTGCTCTTTGTTATGATtcgttattgttattatttaattttaatgattatGATTAGTCTGTTTAAAGTGATTAGGTAGAGAcaattaaatttgattttatttattataattaagacCTAATTTACTAAgttaaaattaactttaaactATCGCTTACACACTCATTATAAAAACGAACCTTCTAAAAAGCATCCTGTTCCATTAATGTCGGGCTTTATGAACCAGGGTATATGCTTTAAATCCATTCTGTCTATGACACCCATCCCGATAGTCAAGACCAAAGGCATGCCAAAGGCGTATAGGCAGTACATCAGGAACTTGAACGTCTCTCCTCGCCGATGAATGGGCCGAGCTTTGGCGTATCCTCTGCAGAAGGAAAACTATTGTCAAAATGCGTCATATATAAGtagatacctaagtacctaaaaGTTGGTGTTGGTTTCCGGATCTAAAGTATCTCTTCAACCTTTTCCTCTATGGGAGATGACTAGTTAAATTACTGGtagaataggtaggtatataaattagCTAGTgattattacatacttaattaCTCGTATGTCATACCTGAATGTCCACCAGATGTCGATAGACATGATGTTCATCCAACAAAAGCATGCCAAGCAGAAGTAATGAATCAGGAATGctgaaaagaaaataatatctTTACTATTGACGTTTAAACCAAGTTCACATTTACTTGACAAAGTTACGCACAGAGGCACAGAGGCACAGAAAAACGAAGGGGCACAGAATAAAGAAAGACGGTAGTTGACAGTGACGACGATAACCCCTATTTTCACGAGCGGTTGAGGGTTGTAGAGATAGGCGCTGCTGCTGGCGCCGTGAATGAACACCATGACGGGGTATAGGCGCTACTACCCCGTAAGTCGGTTACTATTAAGTATAGGTATGATATGAGAAGTTACGAGATCTCTAGCGTCTTTCATATTGATTGCCGAGATAGGAAAGTCGCACAGAAATCATTTATTATAggtacgtatttttataaatacttactaaatATAAGACAGATAATTTCCGTATTCTCATCAGCCATACTAATTAAATCCAGCAGCGCAAACGAAACAAATGTTGCAAGCAGACAGGCCACGTAAGCCATGAGGATCTTTCCGCACAAGTTTCTAAGCTCCGGCAGCAGACAGTACACGATGAGGACAAGGATCAGAAACACGCTGGATACGAGGAATCCTGTCAAAAAATTACCTTTAGTAAATATTTGGTCCAAcatggaaattagaaattaccatatttattgcAGCATATTTATAGCAGTTTGATTTTTAGGATAAAAACAGTGGCGTAGCTATATCTTATCGGTTTAtggtttcaaaataattttgcatttggcagcgcgacgacgatgcagaatagttatttgtgcaacaagagaggaaagttggtttttactgcgagtgttgattttgatcAAAAAcatgagatgtaaaataaccttgctctcgtgtgacacatataattctttacctcagtagtaagaacataatatattaaaggttaaaatgtatttcgaatttgtaatagaccccgaagtatgaagtggcagttcatggccttcactaatttgaaaagctactttgtttcactccctgaagtgacgaaagtaggcttgttcgagctgctgaggtgaaaatatttCTATgactaggtatatttttaaaatgactgTCTATCATTTACAACGAAGGTACTATCAGCTTGGATTAGAAATCACTTTCGGGACGGGACCATCAGGCGCCCGATTCAGATTGTtaggttttgatttttttatactacctTGAATACTACctagtgcatgcgaaatgaagtgaaattcgtgcgtgagatgcgcgccaatcaacgatcgtcaaggtcgtgtcaaaaccagttcaaaaccataacaaattgcaAAATTAGAATCTACCCCCATAAATTAGAGTCGGCATCGACTATTCTTGTGGTACGAGAATTAGTCAATATCGTGTgtgatataggtatttaaatgcAGAACTATAATTACAAGTGTTTACTTACCACTTACAAGGAAGATGCTGTTAGACTCAAATTCATCTTCCGGTACCGGGGTGGGGATGGTCCATATCCTGAACTGTGGTTCGTGAATATTTCTTCCGTTCGGCAGCGCGATGTCGATACAGAACTTATTGTTAGCGATGGGCTTGAATCTGTTGTAGGAGTTTGGTAGCTCCTGCATGACGGTTCcatcctaataaataaaatacatacctaaataTTGTCTATGAGACTCTGTAACCCAAATCATACTCAGTTTTAATTTAGTACACATCCATACTTACCCccaatatatatttgtatttcgTGGTTAAAGTAGAaggtaatattttattcatatattaGTATAGACCTACTTGGGTGATTTAAAAAATCAACTATAGTaacgtaggtagtaggtaggtaagttaaataatagtaaattagGTAGGATCCATGGCACTATTATTACAAGTGTAtgctatttataaaatacacaataaatatattaaactttTTCTACTTCATATAAAACACTCCCGCCAGAAAATGAGTATCTTTCATCCTTCGGTTTCATctgatatttttgaattttaaagacCCAACCCTAATTTGAGTAAACGTTTTTTTGTGAAACTAGAAGCCTAAATCCCTACCTTTTCCCTCTGGGAATATTACTTTTGGATCCCCTAAATCCCTAACtaatgttaattttagttatgaaTATTATTAAGAAATGAGTCATAATCATAACTAGTGATCCTTGCGGTAAACATAGGAGGATGTTTATACCAAGAACTGGTAGATTACactacaataataattataaattctttgttattttgactcATATTACTTATTAAATCATAAAAGCTTTAAGTAATTGGCTCGTGGGATGCCAATTTTACAGGTATTGCCTAGATTAAACAGGAATTACGACGAATAGGTATAATATTCTTCTTGGCAAACGATAACAATAGAAGGACAACGGCTAAGCAAACATTGGTGGCATTTACTTAGTAATTCTAATTTGCCTGATGTGTAAGTATTATTTTCGAATCAATTTTCTATCGATTATCCAGAACTGCAAGTACTTACCTAATCGACAGACGATAAAATACATgagtattttattctattttcttTAAGTATTTAGGACTTCCAATAGTTAATACTGGTGGGTCAAATTTTTTTCACTTTTGAAACattgacaaaaataaaacaataattgttacataaaaaCTATACATGTGTGTTATGTGTGTGTATATTCGATATACGATtatataaagcgaggtttagactagcaagaacttccatgcaattttcattatattGCGGTATtggataaacattttgaatgcagtttaccttagtagtcagcaatgtaacgtaaattgcatgcaagtttttgctagtctaaacctcgcttaagattACGTCATCTAGATCTCCTCCCTCccaatacacacatataaatatatatacctacacatGGACAACaccccaataaaaaaaacacgatgAGATAGCCACGATTTTCCGTAGCATGTGTCAACGAGTTTTCAAAACGACGCGAATAGAGGCCATCTGGATgatgtaatttttaaaaataaattgcatCGAATTgttgttaatttaaatatattaaatatagttttattctGTCAATGTTTCACATTGCAAATTTTTTTGGCCCAGCCTGTACCTACATTTACATTTGCCTTagctgctgggcacaggcctcctttCATGATGTACGAAAGGTCTGGGCTATGattgaatatgaaaattaaaaatcaattttatgttaaaatcaGTTAAATTGTCAATGAAAATggtttgttttttattgtttggttatttataagtacctacctttaCAATAATCATTTTCTGTAACAACAGGATACCTAATATAAGATAGATCTATTCAAATTGCATTTTTTGtcgtattttatcattttttataaaaataaaaagttcaaATTTAGCTACACATCTTCATATTTCCTTAGATATAGCAACCTTAACAATAGCTATTTAATTATGCATATACTAAAACTATTAACTCTTAAGCTTTCGTTGAGCTTTTTCAATCGTTAAAGTTTTCCTGAGGCGCTACAGTATAGGGCTATTAGGGCTCTTCACAAAAAGAGTGTactggtttttaaagggtcggcaacgcgcatgtaatatctctggtgttgcaggcgtccataggctacggtgacagcTTCagccgggccgtatgcttgtttaccaccgacgtggtattaaaaataatataattctaAGTAATATAGGCGACAAACTGACGGTCAGTTATTAAAATTAGACTGTCAAGCAAACACTAGGACATTTACCTTAAATACACGGAACATTTtataggtaccgtaaaacgACCCAACTACTTATAGTTCAAAAGCTCCCAAATTATGGTCCAAAATTAATTCGAATATCAGCTCAGGTGACTAGATTATTTGAATATCGTATTTCTTAggctaaatattttaataaattgaaaaacaCAATCAAAACCAACAATAACTACTGCatcggtatcatggtcgcgtttttattacctgtcatgtcatgttaAAAACGTGACCGGCATGGTGACAAATAATAAAGAGCCGGCCATCTTTACTTAGCCCTTCGACTAGTGGGGTGATCTTACGGTACCGGTACATATTAGTTATTTAGAAGTGAAAGATTATATATCTTACCTCCAGCAAGTAATTATTGAATTTCCTGGACATGTCGAAAGCTCTAATCATACTAAAATTTCGCGACTTCGATGGCGCCAGCGTGAACACTTCAAACACCTTCTTCTTAGTCTCTTCAATATTCTTGTCGTAAACAACCACATCGccaaaattgtaatttgtaaaattGTACACCCCCGTGTCATTCTTGCAATGTTTTTTGAAACCGACATATTGGTCAAAAGGGcaacatttattaataattattttatttgtgtctcCGAAATTgaagtaaaaaattaatataaatattgttaatttataagCAGACATGTTTACTGTTATGAGTGCTCTGGGATTATGTGTACATAATTGCTGAACGGAATTGTAATCGTGTGTGTTTTGTAGGGTGACCAGGAAGTACGTGATTTAAACAGACGGTCCACACTTGTGAAGTGCGCATTTTCCCCAACAATAAGTGGGAAAATCAGAGGATATCGGGCCACACAGGGTTCCGTAGCTGTTATTCTTATTACAAAGAAATGGAGGTAAGTaaccaactatatatttatcTTACTTAGTTTAAGTAAGaaattttatttgctttttgtCCGCCGCAAAAATGTACTTTAAGGTATATCTATAGATTATAGAACAATagataacataaaaaatactcGTGATAATTTTAAGTACTTTTAATTTGACTACAACCTAAGCTACAACTATGTTCAATAACCTAGTGGTAAACAAAACTCGTGTCTTTGGTGGGGTGGGGACACTTGACTGTaacaaaattagcttaattaaAGCTTAATGGCTACCTACCtacactacctttgatgtgcggatgaAAAACAGACagcgtggccatcccatcgccatcctgAAACGAATCAGAACTTTTTCTTGACAATATCTCACAAAAAACATCACAATTTAGATTATTACTCGGTTCCATATGTTATCAATGTGTCACTATTGGATTAGTATTTAAAACGATGGAATATAGTCCGAGCACGTTTTCATACGTCcagtgctacgtcaagtatagCAGCGATCCTAGGAGGGATATATATAAGTCAGTGCAGAATTAGCGTGGTCTAGATGTGTTCTTTttgttcatataaaaaaaaattgaaaattatcaTAACGAAttacaaattgaaataaatCGGCAAAAATCGTCGATTAGGCGCAGTCGTGGCTTTTTAGGTTCAGCCTGTATAGCGTAtatattcagattcagattattatttatatatctagagtaaactcgcattatttggtgacatgcctaattcggtgatacaagttttgaagcatgacacccaagAAAGCTTGCTACTAGCTTTGCACTTGTAttaccgaattaggcgtgtcacca
The window above is part of the Cydia strobilella chromosome 12, ilCydStro3.1, whole genome shotgun sequence genome. Proteins encoded here:
- the LOC134746229 gene encoding G-protein coupled receptor Mth2-like encodes the protein MSAYKLTIFILIFYFNFGDTNKIIINKCCPFDQYVGFKKHCKNDTGVYNFTNYNFGDVVVYDKNIEETKKKVFEVFTLAPSKSRNFSMIRAFDMSRKFNNYLLEDGTVMQELPNSYNRFKPIANNKFCIDIALPNGRNIHEPQFRIWTIPTPVPEDEFESNSIFLVSGFLVSSVFLILVLIVYCLLPELRNLCGKILMAYVACLLATFVSFALLDLISMADENTEIICLIFTFLIHYFCLACFCWMNIMSIDIWWTFRGYAKARPIHRRGETFKFLMYCLYAFGMPLVLTIGMGVIDRMDLKHIPWFIKPDINGTGCFLEGSGKFMYLYVPMLIIIVMNWTLFLMTSFNIWRLSRGTAVLDSPAAGNPSAHRTHRHRFMLYLKLSVIMGVSWVLEVLSALSPEYRAWYLSDAYNLLMGFFIFLIFVCKKKIIKKLEKRLCTTRTQWSPIFTKSRSTSVSSDSSDSQDTTSQICSSPSGASYYKA